In one window of Protaetiibacter larvae DNA:
- the lexA gene encoding transcriptional repressor LexA has protein sequence MSDIQPLDERPATRRRKSLSEKQLAILEVIQRSVSRRGYPPSMREIGDAVGLASLSSVTHQLNQLELAGYLRRDPNRPRALEVLIDVPTAVDDSPSAPVGDAAMVPLVGRIAAGVPITAEQQVEEIFPLPRQLVGKGELFMLKVSGESMIDAAICDGDWVVVREQHTAENGEIVAAMLDGEATVKVFRQRDGHTWLLPRNTAFEPILGDNAEVLGKVVAVLRSV, from the coding sequence CAGCCCCTCGACGAGCGTCCCGCCACGCGAAGGCGCAAGAGCCTCAGCGAGAAGCAGCTCGCGATCCTCGAGGTGATCCAGCGCTCCGTCTCCCGTCGCGGCTATCCGCCGAGCATGCGCGAGATCGGTGACGCGGTGGGCCTCGCCTCGCTCTCGAGCGTGACCCACCAGCTCAACCAGCTCGAGCTGGCCGGATACCTCCGCCGCGACCCCAACCGCCCTCGCGCGCTCGAAGTGCTCATCGACGTGCCCACCGCCGTCGACGACTCCCCGAGCGCTCCGGTCGGCGATGCGGCGATGGTGCCGCTCGTGGGGCGCATCGCCGCGGGCGTGCCCATCACGGCCGAGCAGCAGGTGGAGGAGATCTTCCCGCTCCCCCGCCAGCTCGTCGGCAAGGGCGAGCTGTTCATGCTCAAGGTCTCGGGCGAGTCGATGATCGACGCCGCGATCTGCGACGGCGACTGGGTGGTCGTGCGTGAGCAGCACACCGCCGAGAACGGCGAGATCGTCGCAGCCATGCTCGACGGCGAGGCGACCGTCAAGGTGTTCCGTCAGCGCGACGGTCACACCTGGCTGCTGCCGCGCAATACGGCCTTCGAGCCGATCCTGGGCGACAACGCCGAGGTGCTCGGCAAGGTCGTGGCGGTGCTGCGCTCGGTCTAG